GGTACTACGTAGACGCCCCTCTTAATCAAGACCTCGTGGGCAAGGTTAGTAGTAGGCCCGTTCGCAAGCTCAAGGACCACCTTCGCCTTCACGCGGCCGGCAGTCGCGCCTACTATTTGAGTCTCCTTCGCAGCGGGGATTAGTATGTCGCAGGGGCTCGTCAATAGCTGCTCTATGGTGAGGGGATGAAGGCCGCCGTAGCCGACGATAGACTTCTCAGGGCTTACGTTCTGCTTATAGTACAGTACGTCCCTTGGGTCCAGTCCTTCCCGACAGTAGATTCCTCCCTTTGAGTCGCAGAGCCCTACAATCCTACACCCATAGCCTCGGTGTAGGATGTTTGCGATGTTGTAACCCACGTTCCCGAGCCCTTGGACGACGACCGCGGCGTCCTTCAGGGAGCTTAATTCCTCCACGTGCCCTTGCTTAAGAGCCTCCTCTAGGACGTACGCGCCGCCCTGCGCCGTCGCCTCCCTCCTGCCTTCAGACCCGCCCAAGCTGAGCGGCTTCCCCGTCACGACCGCGAGGGCGTATGGTGAGTGGGGGCTGAGCATCTTGTAGGTATCGTAGATAATGCCCATCTCTCTCACCAGTGCCTATGTCCGGGCCGGGGACGCAGGAGTCTGGGCCTAGCGTGGGCAGGACCTCGTACGTAAACCTCCTAGTCAGCCTCTCGAGCTCTGCCTGAGACAGCTTCTTCGGGTCGCAGCGGACGCCCCCCTTCGACCCACCGTAGGGCAGGTCGGCGATCCGGCACTTCAGCGTCATCTCAAAGGCCAGGGCCGTTATCAAATCCAGCGTTACGTCTGGGGAGAGCCTTATGCCTCCCTTGGTGGGCTCGTACGACCTACTATGCTGAACCAAGTACCCAGTGAACGTCTCCACCGACCCGCTGTCCATCTTCACCGGGAACGTCACAGCCAACTGCCTACAGGGCTGCTCTATGTGCTTAACGATCCCCTTCTCTATAGGCCTTATCTCCGCGTCTATGAAGGCCACTGCTTTCTCAAACTCCAGCTTCACCCTCCTTAGGAAGTCGAGCTCCTCCTTAGTCCCGCCTGCCCCACGCGTATGCATCGAAAGCTACGCCACAGAGCTCTACTAAAGCATTTATAGGGGGCAGGGTCCTGAAGGGGGCGTCTTTTATGAAAAGCGGCAATCCACCCTAGGTTGGTTTTGAGGCGCGGTGGTCGATCTAAGCTCACCCCCATCCTTTGAAGTGGAGGAAAAGCTCTCTCTGCGCGTAAATGTCGATGCTAAAGAAAGCGCATTCCTCAGGTCATTAAAGGGCGCCCACATTCCACTTCAAGCTCTAAAGGCTACAGAATCTCTACCCAGTACTCCATGGCGTCCCCAATCACAACGCCACGCTCAGCCTCCCCTGGCGTATGTACAAGTATTCCTAAATGCCTGCGCGCCCAGCGCGAGCCTCCTCAGCATCACCACCCTGCTATGCAGCGGCACGCCCCTAAACTTTGGCAATACGGCTACTAGTCGATGTCGCAGTCCCCAGCCCGCTCCCTCTCCAGCGTAGCTCCTAGAAGAAGTGACCTTGGCCTCGCTAATCCTACCGGAGGTGGAGCTGAATATCTACGGAGTAGCTGGCGATCTATGCGTAGTGGGGGAGCCTCGGTCAGGGCGTCCTCAAGCACCGTAGACGGGACTCAAGGTAATCTACGTGAGCCTAGCCATGCCAGACCTGATTGAGGAAGCGAGAAGGAGGGCCTGTGGATACTAAAGGCCACGGGAGACGTAGTGAAGCCAAGGATTCAAAGCCAGAGGGTGGGGAAGCAGGTTCAGCGCGTTGAGCCGCGGTCTTGGAGAACCTCGCCTCCGGTCAAGACCTCGCGGGCGGGGGTCATGCAAACGCCTGTGAGGATGAGCCTTCAGCCCTTAAGCCCTTCACAGCCTACATAGAGGCGGCTCTTCTAACGAAGCTTGACGGTGGGCCCGAGGCTCCCTCAGCCCTCGCATCGGAGCAGCTGTTAATTAACAGCTGCTCAAAGCGACGTTGAGAAAAGGCTTAAATAACGCTGCCCCTCATTGATAATGACGCCCCTCCATGGCCACGGTCGAGGTCAAGTTCTTCGCAACGGTACGTGAAGCGGTCGGCGTCAGCGCCGCTAGCGTTACGGTGAAAAGCGAGGCGACGATAAAGGACCTGTTAGAACTCCTGGCACAGGCTTACGGTGACAGCTTTAGGAGAGCCGTGTACGATGCTGATGGAGGCTCGCTCAAACCGTCTATCATCGTGCTTCTTAATGGACATAACATAGATTTCTTGGGCGGGCTCGCGACGAGAATAAAGCCGGGGGATACTGTAGCGATACTGCCGCCGGCAGTGGGAGGGTGAAGCCTCGCTTAAGGCTAGAGCCTCGCTGAGCCCGCTGGCGTGCTTAAGGGCCTGCTGAGTGTCAGAGCCCGGGCAGCAGCTTCTTAAGCCCCAGCTCCTCGAGCTTACCCTCACTCGGTACGCCTGTTTCCTTTACCCATCCCCTTAGGTCGTAGTACTCGTCCAGCATCTTATCTAGCATCTCCTTGGTGAGGAGCCTGTCCTTCGAGGCCCCGCTCGTATGGGGCCTCTCCATCAACCGCCTAGGCAGGACGTCGTCCTTCCTACTGAAGCCCTCGCGGACATTGAACATCCTCGTGAGGTTAAGCACCCTCTCACCTACTTTTAGGAAGGCTGCTACGTCTAGCTCCATGCCGGTCGCCGAGGTAAGTAGCTTAACTGAGTGCTCAGGGAACAGCGGGGTGAACATGTAGAACAGGCAGTGAACCAACGTATCGTTGGCAGCGACCTGCTCCTCCGTGTCCTTAACCCTCAAGGCCTTCCCCTCAGTGCTAAATCTATCTAGCTTCTCCGGTATGCCGGCTAGCTCCGA
This genomic stretch from Candidatus Nezhaarchaeota archaeon harbors:
- a CDS encoding MoaD family protein translates to MATVEVKFFATVREAVGVSAASVTVKSEATIKDLLELLAQAYGDSFRRAVYDADGGSLKPSIIVLLNGHNIDFLGGLATRIKPGDTVAILPPAVGG